The Zingiber officinale cultivar Zhangliang chromosome 10A, Zo_v1.1, whole genome shotgun sequence genome contains a region encoding:
- the LOC122026298 gene encoding organic cation/carnitine transporter 3-like has translation MVNSEPLLPINSVEIQNGDLKEPPMPFSSDDLDDSSGNLVSQFIHLLFVFLAWTFDAQLSFVNIFSDADPAWHCTSGDSSGASSCFSASTPCGLPPGSWAWDFPAHASMISEWALECASPTVVGLPASAFFAGSLAGGILLATLSDSALGRKNMLLLSCLTMSLTGILTALAPDVWTYSALRFLCGFGRSTVCTTALILLSETVSGRWRDKVSIVGFLFFTLGFLSLPAIAYVNLASSWRTLYLWTSVPCACYSVLLCFFIDESPRWLSVQGANKIDADASKSRSNFSTIKIIWDRKWASQRLIASMIAGFGIGMVYTGMPLNAGNLGTDIYLSTALNAVAEVPSALAALVIVGVTDRRLSVLGFTAACGALNIACVFLETKAWRMAAEVASFFSVCTAFDVLLIYCVELFPTCVRGSAISLIRLAIVLGGAIAPMLVAVGRRLSFVSFGVFGVVIVFCGMATVCLPETKGRSIRDTMEEEEEEGGDCRK, from the coding sequence ATGGTCAACTCTGAGCCACTTCTTCCCATCAACTCCGTCGAGATCCAAAACGGAGATCTAAAAGAGCCGCCTATGCCTTTCTCCTCTGATGACCTCGATGACAGCAGCGGCAACCTCGTATCCCAGTTCATCCACTTGCTTTTCGTCTTCCTCGCGTGGACCTTCGACGCGCAGCTATCCTTCGTCAACATCTTCTCCGATGCAGACCCTGCATGGCACTGCACCAGCGGGGATAGCAGTGGCGCCTCCTCCTGCTTTTCTGCGTCCACCCCGTGCGGCCTCCCTCCCGGGTCGTGGGCATGGGACTTCCCCGCGCACGCATCGATGATCTCCGAGTGGGCCCTTGAGTGCGCGAGTCCGACCGTCGTGGGCCTTCCCGCCTCGGCCTTCTTCGCCGGAAGCCTCGCCGGGGGCATCCTCCTCGCCACGCTCTCTGACTCTGCGCTCGGCCGCAAGAATATGCTTTTACTATCCTGCCTGACTATGTCACTCACCGGCATCCTCACCGCGCTCGCCCCCGACGTGTGGACCTATTCTGCGCTCAGATTCCTCTGCGGCTTTGGCAGGTCCACCGTCTGTACCACCGCGCTAATCCTCCTTTCGGAGACTGTCTCCGGTCGGTGGCGCGACAAGGTCAGCATCGTCGGTTTCTTGTTTTTCACTTTGGGCTTCCTGTCTTTGCCGGCGATCGCCTACGTCAACCTCGCGTCATCTTGGAGGACGCTCTACTTGTGGACCTCTGTTCCTTGCGCTTGTTACTCTGTTTTACTTTGCTTCTTCATCGACGAATCCCCGCGATGGCTCTCGGTGCAGGGCGCCAACAAAATCGATGCCGATGCGAGCAAGAGCAGGTCAAACTTCTCGACGATCAAAATCATTTGGGATAGAAAATGGGCCTCCCAGCGGCTGATCGCGTCGATGATCGCCGGCTTTGGAATCGGCATGGTGTACACCGGCATGCCTCTGAACGCCGGCAACCTGGGGACGGACATCTATCTGAGCACCGCGCTCAACGCGGTGGCGGAGGTGCCCTCCGCGTTGGCCGCTTTGGTCATCGTCGGAGTAACCGACCGGCGGCTGTCGGTGCTAGGGTTCACGGCGGCGTGCGGAGCATTGAACATAGCGTGCGTGTTCTTGGAGACGAAGGCGTGGCGGATGGCCGCGGAGGTGGCGTCCTTCTTCAGCGTGTGCACGGCGTTCGACGTGCTGCTGATCTACTGCGTGGAGCTGTTCCCAACTTGCGTGAGGGGGTCGGCGATATCGTTGATCAGGCTGGCGATCGTCCTCGGCGGTGCGATCGCGCCGATGCTGGTGGCGGTGGGGAGAAGGTTGAGCTTCGTGTCGTTCGGTGTGTTCGGGGTGGTGATCGTGTTCTGTGGGATGGCGACGGTTTGCTTGCCGGAGACGAAAGGAAGAAGCATCCGGGACAccatggaggaggaggaggaggaaggaggagatTGCAGAAAATAA